The following are encoded in a window of Cryobacterium sp. CG_9.6 genomic DNA:
- a CDS encoding protein kinase, with protein MRPTAGLTFGGRYELQSRIAIGGMGEVWKSTDLVIGRTVAIKILKDEYLGDPGFLERFRAEARHAALVNHEGIANVFDYGEEDGSAFLVMELVPGEALSTILEREHVLPADKVLDFVAQTSLALHAAHAAGLVHRDIKPGNLLITPEGRVKITDFGIARIADQVPLTATGQVMGTVQYLSPEQASGHPASPTTDIYSIGIVAYESLAGRRPFTGESQVAIAMAQINETAPDLPATVSEPIRNLVFACLSKNPAERPASAAHLARAASALRRGDVAAAAVAVPGVLGGSTITAATMLMPGGNDQATTMLPSALPGTRADAVAAETKDKKKSPWSWSLIALIVVLGLVLVGAIFALVNQNNDVPVPVETSATPTPVVTPSSSPSPSPTPTPTPTSTRVSVNSADFKGLTSDEARAKLDTMGLVADVQNGNASAASDQVVGTVYEVNPTGSVLPGQTITVTVYSAAEAPATPSSAPTAAPNPVAPATEVTITWPAQRCPSGQTLSGYRVIVDGGATVTGANPTAADVTSAKVQSGPATGAATFTASYTYFCGQVESSASPGTTVVVTGATG; from the coding sequence ATGAGACCCACAGCAGGGCTCACCTTCGGTGGTCGTTACGAGCTCCAGTCCCGCATTGCCATCGGCGGTATGGGCGAGGTTTGGAAGTCGACCGACCTGGTTATTGGTCGAACCGTGGCCATCAAGATCTTGAAGGATGAGTACCTCGGCGACCCCGGGTTCCTTGAGCGCTTTCGCGCCGAGGCTCGCCATGCCGCTCTGGTCAATCATGAGGGAATCGCCAACGTCTTCGACTATGGCGAAGAGGATGGCAGCGCCTTCCTGGTAATGGAGCTCGTGCCCGGTGAGGCCCTGTCCACAATCCTGGAGCGCGAGCACGTGCTGCCCGCCGACAAGGTGCTCGACTTTGTGGCGCAGACATCCCTCGCTCTCCATGCTGCCCACGCCGCTGGTCTCGTTCACCGTGACATTAAGCCCGGAAACCTGCTGATCACGCCCGAGGGCCGCGTGAAGATCACCGACTTCGGCATTGCACGCATCGCCGACCAGGTACCGCTCACCGCTACCGGTCAGGTGATGGGAACGGTGCAGTACCTGTCTCCCGAGCAGGCCAGTGGACACCCTGCTTCACCGACCACCGACATCTACTCGATCGGAATTGTCGCCTACGAGTCCCTCGCCGGCCGTCGCCCGTTCACGGGTGAGTCGCAGGTGGCCATCGCCATGGCGCAGATCAACGAGACCGCGCCCGATCTGCCGGCCACCGTGTCGGAGCCGATTCGCAACCTCGTCTTCGCCTGCCTGTCCAAAAACCCGGCCGAGCGTCCGGCCTCCGCGGCGCACCTCGCCCGCGCCGCCTCTGCCCTCCGCCGCGGAGACGTGGCTGCGGCAGCCGTGGCTGTTCCCGGCGTACTCGGTGGTTCCACCATTACGGCCGCCACCATGCTGATGCCCGGTGGTAACGACCAGGCCACGACCATGCTTCCCTCCGCGCTGCCAGGCACTCGTGCCGACGCGGTTGCGGCGGAGACGAAAGACAAGAAGAAGAGCCCGTGGTCCTGGTCGCTCATTGCCCTGATCGTGGTTCTTGGTCTCGTGCTCGTTGGCGCAATCTTTGCCCTGGTCAATCAGAACAACGACGTCCCGGTTCCCGTGGAGACCTCAGCCACCCCCACACCCGTGGTCACACCGTCCTCATCGCCCTCGCCGTCACCCACACCCACACCCACACCCACGAGCACCCGAGTCTCCGTGAACAGCGCCGACTTCAAGGGGCTCACGAGTGACGAGGCCCGCGCCAAGCTCGACACGATGGGCCTTGTCGCCGACGTGCAGAACGGGAACGCCTCAGCGGCATCCGATCAGGTGGTCGGCACGGTCTACGAAGTCAATCCCACCGGATCGGTGCTTCCCGGCCAAACCATCACCGTGACGGTCTATTCGGCCGCCGAAGCACCCGCCACGCCATCCAGCGCGCCGACCGCCGCACCGAACCCGGTGGCCCCGGCAACCGAGGTCACGATCACCTGGCCTGCACAGCGCTGCCCGAGTGGCCAGACGCTATCCGGCTATCGGGTGATCGTTGACGGCGGTGCCACAGTAACCGGGGCCAACCCCACAGCGGCCGACGTCACCAGCGCTAAGGTCCAGTCGGGCCCGGCCACTGGCGCGGCGACCTTCACGGCGTCGTACACGTACTTCTGCGGTCAGGTTGAGTCCAGTGCTTCACCGGGCACTACGGTTGTGGTAACCGGCGCAACCGGTTGA